From Ipomoea triloba cultivar NCNSP0323 chromosome 5, ASM357664v1, the proteins below share one genomic window:
- the LOC116021000 gene encoding uncharacterized protein LOC116021000, producing the protein MVIPPRVRPERVTKFLKPYVLRMQFTNKYVNAQVVHTPTATVAAAASTQEKSLRLGMIETNENTRDVAAAAKIGKLLGERLQVKGIPAVSIFFKRDQAYHGKVKAVIDSIRGEGIKLV; encoded by the coding sequence ATGGTTATTCCTCCACGAGTTAGACCAGAAAGAGTTACAAAGTTCCTCAAACCTTATGTCTTGAGGATGCAGTTTACGAACAAGTATGTGAATGCTCAAGTAGTCCACACACCAACTGCAACGGTTGCAGCAGCTGCCAGCACACAAGAGAAGAGCCTGAGGCTGGGGATGATAGAAACGAATGAAAACACGAGGGATGTTGCCGCAGCTGCAAAAATAGGCAAGCTGCTCGGGGAGCGACTGCAGGTCAAAGGCATTCCTGCTGTTTCTATATTCTTCAAAAGGGATCAGGCATATCATGGAAAGGTCAAAGCTGTGATTGATTCCATTAGGGGAGAAGGAATCAAATTGGTTTAA